From Larus michahellis chromosome 8, bLarMic1.1, whole genome shotgun sequence, one genomic window encodes:
- the APOBEC4 gene encoding putative C->U-editing enzyme APOBEC-4, translating into MNAGEKKIFQEYLTNQGTVVKPYFWQRQNHICAKCPYHIRTSEEARVPHAEFLRVFGFPYRSTATLQNEHLLFYELRSFSGTVVQKGHATNCTDQDSHPESMLFEVGGYLDAVTDAYENIRCIILYSNYSPCNEAYHCCISKIYGFLLRYPEITLCIYFSELYHTEAGFPTAAWNCEALRSLSSLWPRVTLHRLPRAARRYLLCNFVYSILDVYHPTPLPKTLADRRNPHQINNLTGMKPYFRKAFPQAMQGKPAVQQNLKAFYSPSPASQQPSQVMKGSLLPPMSPSHLVLFPGMFLPFQREHLYPRPKNVVRHLKMPKE; encoded by the coding sequence ATGaatgcaggagagaaaaagattttccaaGAGTATCTGACAAATCAGGGGACTGTGGTAAAGCCCTATTTCTGGCAGAGACAGAACCACATCTGCGCTAAGTGTCCCTACCACATACGAACCAGTGAAGAAGCGAGAGTCCCTCATGCAGAATTTCTCAGGGTCTTTGGCTTTCCATACAGATCAACAGCAACTCTCCAAAATGAACACCTTCTCTTCTATGAGCTGAGGAGTTTCTCAGGCACAGTAGTCCAAAAAGGCCATGCCACAAACTGTACTGACCAGGACAGCCACCCAGAATCTATGCTGTTTGAGGTGGGCGGTTATCTGGATGCAGTTACAGATGCCTATGAAAACATCAGATGCATTATCCTCTATTCTAATTACTCGCCTTGTAATGAGGCTTACCACTGCTGCATAAGTAAGATCTACGGTTTCTTGCTGAGGTATCCAGAAATCACGCTCTGCATCTATTTCTCTGAGCTTTATCACACTGAGGCCGGTTTCCCCACTGCCGCGTGGAACTGTGAGGCTTTGAGGAGCCTCTCCAGCCTGTGGCCTCGGGTGACtctgcacaggctgcccagggcagcacgACGTTACCTCCTCTGCAACTTTGTGTACAGCATCCTGGATGTTTATCACCCAACTCCACTGCCAAAAACCTTAGCAGATCGACGAAATCCACATCAAATTAACAACTTAACAGGAATGAAACCCTATTTTAGGAAAGCCTTTCCACAAGCAATGCAGGGAAAGCCTGCTGTGCAGCAGAACTTAAAGGCCTTTTATTCTCCTAGCCCGGCCTCCCAACAGCCTTCCCAAGTGATGAAAGGCAGCCTGCTACCTCCAATGTCTCCAAGCCACTTGGTGCTTTTCCCAGGCATGTTTCTGCCTTTTCAGAGGGAACATCTATACCCCAGACCTAAAAATGTCGTAAGGCACTTAAAAATGCCAAAGGAATAA
- the NCF2 gene encoding neutrophil cytosol factor 2, with protein MSLVETIRLWQEGVCAADRKEWGAALDTFKAVQNPPAKICFNMGCIHLVLGQLEEAEEAFTRSIVCDKHLAVAYFQRGTVFYRRQKHEKAITDFKEALAQLRGNQLIDYKILGLRHKLFACEILYNIGLVYATIEDWKKAEEHLVLAMSMKSEPQHNKIDRAMEAILKQQLCELVAIPAGKLFRPNEKQVAQLEKKDYLGKAMVVASVVDKDDFSGFAPLQPQASSPPPRPRSPEILRALKGQPHRVLYEFIPETAEELPVLPGNIVFVLKKEKDNWATVMFNGKKGIVPCNFLEPMELQNKLHIQEEAPLEGEIPEPPRSPAPEKPRRPAPDYAPATATQPRDAAKESEAAPASPRVLKVHYKYTVALRVEPGLSCTGLLGLVCSKLELQPEHTQLRYRPADSQALVALSAENMEVAWSQSRDNCLTVWCDTTEGEGFFLESQPEEPPQEVTPAEMGPTRVVAQYDYEATQPEDLDFQAGDVILVLSKVNEDWLEGQCNGKIGIFPSAFVHNSNTEDLGM; from the exons ATGTCCCTGGTGGAGACGATCCGTCTGTGGCAAGAAGGGGTGTGTGCAGCGGACAGGAAGGAGTGGGGGGCAGCCCTGGACACCTTCAAGGCCGTACAGAACCCCCCTGCCAAAATCTGCTTTAACATGGGCTGCATCCACCTGGTTctggggcagctggaggaggcggaggag GCATTCACCCGGAGCATCGTCTGTGACAAGCACCTGGCAGTGGCTTATTTCCAGCGAGGGACCGTGTTCTACCGCAGGCAGAA ACATGAAAAGGCCATCACGGATTTCAAAGAGGCACTGGCCCAGCTGCGCGGCAACCAGCTCATCGACTACAAGATTCTGGGGCTGCGGCACAAGCTCTTTGCTTGTGAG ATACTCTACAACATCGGGCTGGTGTACGCCACGAtagaggactggaagaaagctgAGGAGCACCTGGTACTGGCCATGAGCATGAAGAGCGAGCCCCAGCACAACAAGATTGACAGGGCGATGGAAGCCATCCTG aagcagcagctctgtgagCTGGTGGCCATCCCGGCAGGGAAGCTGTTCAGGCCAAACGAAAAGCAAGTGGCTCAACTGGAGAAGAAGGACTACCTGGGGAAGGCCATG GTGGTGGCATCCGTGGTGGACAAGGACGATTTTTCAGGATTTGCTCCGCTCCAGCCACAG GCCTCCAGTCCACCGCCCAGACCCAGGAGCCCAGAAATCCTCAG GGCCCTCAAGGGGCAGCCGCACCGTGTCCTGTACGAGTTCATCCCCGAGACTGCCGAGGAGCTGCCGGTCCTGCCGGGAAACATTGTCTTTGtcctgaagaaagagaaggacaaCTGGGCTACCGTGATGTTCAATGGGAAG aaagggatcgtCCCTTGCAACTTCCTCGAGCCCATGGAGCTCCAGAACAAGCTGCACATCCAG GAAGAAGCCCCTCTTGAAGGCGAGATCCCAGAGCCACCCAGATCCCCTGCTCCAGAGAAGCCACGACGGCCGGCACCAG ACTACGCTCCTGCCACTGCGACACAGCCGAGAGACGCGGCAAAG GAGTCTGAggcagcccccgccagcccccgcgTCCTCAAGGTGCACTACAAGTACACGGTTGCCCTGCGAGTGGAGCCGGGTCTCTCCTGCACAGGGCTCCTGGGGCTGGTGTGCAGCAAACTGGAGCTGCAGCCCGAGCACACGCAGCTGAG GTACAGGCCGGCGGACAGCCAAGCGCTGGTGGCCCTCAGCGCCGAGAACATGGAGGTGGCGTGGAGCCAGAGCAGGGACAACTGTCTGACGGTCTGGTGTGACACCACGGAG GGAGAGGGGTTTTTCCTGGAGAGCCAGCCAGAGGAGCCACCGCAGGAGGTGACGCCGGCGGAGATGGGACCGACCCGAGTTGTAGCGCAGTACGATTACGAAGCCACCCAACCTGAAGACCTGGACTTTCAGGCAGGAGATGTGATACTTGTTTTATCCAAAG tgAACGAAGACTGGTTAGAGGGCCAGTGCAATGGGAAGATTGGCATCTTCCCCTCCGCCTTCGTTCACAACTCTAACACTGAAGACCTGGGGATGTGA
- the ARPC5 gene encoding actin-related protein 2/3 complex subunit 5: MAKHTVSSARFRRVDVDEYDENKFVDEEEGGDGQAGPDEGEVDSCLRQGNMMAALQAALKNPPINTKNQAVKDRAESIVLKVLISFKANDIEKAVQSLDKNGVDLLMKYIYKGFESPSDNSSAVLLQWHEKALAAGGVGSIVRVLTARKTV; encoded by the exons ATGGCGAAGCATACGGTCTCGTCGGCGCGGTTCCGCCGGGTGGATGTGGACGAGTACGACGAGAACAAGTTCGTGGACGAGGAGGAAGGAGGCGACGGGCAAGCGGGGCCCGATGAGGGCGAGGTGGACTCGTGCCTGCGGCA AGGGAACATGATGGCTGCGCTACAGGCGGCTCTGAAGAACCCCCCTATCAACACAAAGAACCAGGCAGTGAAG GATCGTGCAGAAAGTATTGTCCTGAAGGTCCTCATCTCTTTCAAAGCCAACGATATTGAGAAGGCGGTGCAGTCACTGGACAAGAACGGTGTTGACCTGCTAATGAAGTACATCTACAAAGGCTTTGAGAGCCCCTCTGACAACAGCAGcgctgtgctgctgcagtggcACGAGAAG gccctggctgctggaggagtAGGGTCCATTGTCCGCGTTTTGACTGCCAGGAAAACGGTTTAA